Proteins from a single region of Apium graveolens cultivar Ventura chromosome 7, ASM990537v1, whole genome shotgun sequence:
- the LOC141670720 gene encoding putative LRR receptor-like serine/threonine-protein kinase At5g45780: MMVHTNIVLLRFLVLSCLAFALAADTLLSPKGVNYEVAALMSVKNKMKDEYHVLDGWDINSVDPCTWNLVGCSSEGFVVSLEMASTGLAGTLSPSIGNLGHLKTMLLQNNHLCGPIPADIGNLSLLQTLDLSGNQFTGEIPSSLGSLSRLSYLRLNRNNLSGQIPRPVAKLTGLSFLDLSFNNLSGSTPRILAKGYSIAGNSFLCSSTSTEICTGVPDTVNGTNPYKQVSSHHRWIISVVIGVSCTFVISVLLLVCWLHWYRSNIVATSYAQQDCEFDIGHIKRFSFRELQTATSNFNSKNILGQGGFGVVYKGYLANRTIVAVKRLKDPNFSGEVQFQTEVEMISLALHRNLLRLYGFCLTSEERLLVYPYMPNGSVADRLRDINRGTPSLDWNKRMHIALGAARGLYYLHEQCNPKIIHRDVKAANILLDESFEAVVGDFGLAKLLDRTDSHVTTAVRGTVGHIAPEYLSTGQSSEKTDVFGFGILLLELITGQKALDAGNGQVQKGMILDWVKTLNEDKRLEVLVDRDLNGCYSAEELERTVEVALLCTQSQPNLRPKMSEVLRVLESITGQPAAIEEQQTAVNPCEGPMYSFVGNYGDGHEEYSFVIEEMELSGPR; encoded by the exons ATGATGGTACATACAAATATAGTACTTTTAAGGTTTCTTGTTTTATCTTGTCTAGCTTTTGCTTTAGCTGCTGACACTCTACTCTCTCCAAAGGGTGTTAACTATGAAG TGGCTGCTTTAATGTCTGTGAAAAATAAAATGAAAGATGAGTACCATGTGCTTGATGGATGGGATATTAACTCTGTTGATCCTTGTACTTGGAATTTGGTGGGTTGCTCTTCAGAAGGCTTTGTTGTTTCTCT AGAAATGGCTAGTACTGGATTGGCAGGTACACTTTCACCAAGTATTGGAAATTTGGGTCACCTTAAGACAAT GTTGCTACAGAATAATCACTTGTGTGGTCCTATTCCAGCTGACATTGGAAATCTTTCGCTATTACAAACTCTTGACTTGTCTGGTAATCAGTTTACTGGGGAAATTCCAAGTTCATTGGGTTCTTTGAGTCGTCTCAGTTACTT GAGGCTTAACAGAAACAATTTGTCCGGACAAATTCCTAGACCTGTGGCAAAGCTTACAGGTCTTTCATTCTT GGACTTGTCGTTCAATAATCTTAGTGGTTCAACTCCAAGAATATTGGCCAAGGGCTACAG TATTGCTGGAAACAGTTTTCTGTGCTCTTCAACATCTACAGAAATATGCACAGGTGTTCCAGATACAGTAAATG GAACAAATCCATACAAACAGGTCAGCAGCCATCATCGGTGGATCATTTCTGTTGTTATAGGTGTCAGCTGCACATTTGTGATTTCTGTGTTGCTGCTTGTTTGCTGGTTGCATTGGTACAGATCTAATATTGTAGCCACATCATATG CGCAGCAAGATTGTGAATTTGATATCGGTCATATAAAGAGGTTTTCCTTTCGTGAACTGCAAACTGCTACCAGTAATTTCAATTCCAAAAACATCCTAGGACAAGGTGGATTTGGGGTCGTCTACAAAGGCTATCTTGCGAATAGGACAATAGTAGCAGTTAAGAGGCTCAAGGATCCAAATTTCTCCGGAGAAGTTCAGTTTCAAACTGAAGTTGAAATGATAAGCCTTGCTCTGCACAGGAACCTTTTACGCTTATATGGATTTTGTCTGACTTCGGAAGAGAGGCTACTGGTATATCCTTACATGCCAAATGGCAGTGTTGCTGACCGCTTAAGAG ACATCAATCGAGGAACTCCATCTTTGGACTGGAATAAACGCATGCACATTGCCCTTGGAGCTGCTCGTGGACTTTATTACTTACACGAGCAATGCAATCCAAAGATAATACACAGAGATGTCAAAGCTGCAAACATTTTGCTTGATGAAAGTTTCGAAGCAGTTGTTGGGGATTTTGGTCTTGCTAAATTATTAGATCGCACAGATTCACATGTCACAACAGCAGTCCGTGGTACTGTTGGGCACATTGCTCCTGAGTATCTTTCTACTGGACAGTCTTCTGAGAAAACTGATGTATTTGGATTTGGCATACTTCTTCTGGAGCTTATAACAGGCCAAAAGGCATTAGATGCTGGTAATGGTCAAGTTCAGAAGGGTATGATTCTTGATTGG GTTAAAACTTTAAATGAGGATAAAAGACTTGAAGTGCTTGTAGATAGAGATCTGAATGGTTGTTACAGTGCTGAAGAGCTAGAAAGAACTGTAGAAGTAGCTTTGCTTTGCACTCAATCGCAGCCAAACCTAAGACCAAAAATGTCTGAAGTCTTGAGGGTCCTGGAAAGCATCACTGGACAGCCGGCAGCTATCGAGGAACAACAAACTGCAGTGAACCCTTGTGAAGGACCAATGTATAGTTTTGTTGGAAATTACGGTGATGGTCATGAAGAATATTCATTTGTCATCGAAGAAATGGAGCTTTCTGGACCTCGGTGA
- the LOC141672211 gene encoding receptor-like protein 51 yields the protein MNPLPFLLFLFITTPTTITATTSTLDPKQIRALQSLNIPTTKDPCSPNINTTTCDSSTPFHHLLSLHLTNCSDDVEISTTALTTLSTLTSLSFTNCPISPPPHFPPLLASNLHSFSCINSLQKLSGVFLGRLKNLNELTLTGVKIKASGPIIILGPMKNLQSVTISNTDLQGFLPKHWHLNLTHIDLSANNLKGTIPSSLTHLENLKSLNLSNNSFTGKIPFSVGNLIYLQNISLALNSISGAIPDSMSEMSGLSHLDLSSNQLNGTIPKFISEMKNLKFLNLEKNKFHGVMPFNGSFIKRLVVFKIGGNSDLCYNHTLLSKKLKLGIAACDKHGLPIPPPPAKEDSSSDYSDTSEDDSDEDESDGNYDDHHGPSKVVIVVAVGLSSIVFLVIFFIVLCKCCRR from the coding sequence ATGAACCCACTCCCAttcctcctcttcctcttcatcacCACCCCAACAACCATCACAGCTACAACATCAACCCTAGACCCAAAACAAATAAGAGCCCTCCAATCCCTCAACATTCCCACTACAAAAGATCCATGTTCACCCAATATCAACACCACAACATGTGACTCTTCCACCCCTTTTCACCACCTCCTCTCTCTCCACCTCACAAACTGCTCAGATGACGTAGAAATCTCCACCACTGCACTCACCACTCTCTCCACTCTAACTTCACTCTCTTTCACCAACTGCCCCATTTCTCCTCCACCTCATTTCCCACCTCTTTTAGCTTCAAATCTTCACTCTTTTTCTTGCATCAACAGTCTTCAAAAACTCTCTGGGGTCTTTCTTGGCCGCTTGAAGAACCTCAATGAACTAACCCTAACTGGAGTCAAAATTAAAGCTAGTGGGCCTATTATCATTCTTGGGCCCATGAAAAATCTACAATCTGTCACTATATCTAATACTGATCTCCAAGGTTTTTTACCTAAACATTGGCATTTAAATCTTACCCATATTGATTTATCAGCTAATAATCTTAAGGGTACTATACCTTCTTCACTAACTCATCTTGAAAACTTAAAAAGCTTGAATCTTTCTAACAATTCCTTCACTGGAAAAATACCCTTTTCAGTTGGGAACTTAATTTATCTCCAAAACATTTCTTTGGCCTTGAATTCGATATCCGGGGCAATCCCTGATTCAATGTCAGAAATGTCAGGACTATCCCACCTCGATCTCAGCTCGAATCAGCTGAATGGGACAATTCCTAAGTTCATTTCTGAGATGAagaacttgaagttcttgaaTCTCGAGAAAAACAAATTTCATGGGGTAATGCCATTCAATGGTTCATTTATTAAGAGACTTGTTGTGTTCAAGATAGGTGGGAATAGTGATCTTTGTTATAATCATACATTGCTTTCGAAAAAATTGAAACTTGGCATTGCTGCTTGTGACAAACATGGTTTGCCAATCCCACCTCCTCCAGCTAAGGAGGATTCATCTAGTGATTATAGTGATACTTCTGAGGATGATAGCGATGAAGACGAATCTGATGGAAACTATGATGATCATCATGGTCCAAGTAAGGTTGTTATTGTTGTAGCTGTTGGACTATCGTCGATTGTGTTTCTTGTTATATTCTTCATTGTGCTATGTAAATGTTGTAGAAGATAA